The proteins below come from a single Thermopolyspora flexuosa genomic window:
- a CDS encoding sugar phosphate nucleotidyltransferase, translating to MESSPDIGHLQAILLVGGQGTRLRPLTLGTPKPLLPTAGVPFLAHQLARAKSFGVERIVFATSYRASMFREAFGDGSAFGLRLEYMTEETPLGTGGAIRNAAQALTCGPDDPVLVLNGDILSGHDIHAQVRLHQSRGAAVTLHLTEVEDPSRFGCVPTDENGRVTAFLEKTPYPVTNRINAGCYVFRRSVIDTIPEGRVVSVERETFPGLIEAGELVLGYIETAYWLDVGTPAAYIQGSRDLVLGRLRSPAMPGPCGEYLALPDSIVSPEAKVSGGSVVGHGAIVEAGATVSGSILLDGCVVGPGATVIDSVVGPGARVEGGAVLSDVVVGDNAVVGARNELLAGARLWPGVVLPESSVRFSSDV from the coding sequence ATGGAATCTTCGCCGGATATCGGACATCTGCAGGCCATTCTTCTCGTCGGTGGCCAGGGAACGCGGTTACGCCCGCTCACGCTCGGAACCCCCAAACCGCTACTGCCGACCGCCGGGGTCCCCTTCCTCGCGCACCAGCTCGCGCGGGCGAAGTCGTTCGGGGTCGAGCGCATCGTGTTCGCCACCTCCTACCGGGCGTCGATGTTCCGCGAGGCGTTCGGCGACGGGTCGGCGTTCGGGCTCCGGCTCGAGTACATGACGGAGGAGACCCCGCTCGGCACGGGTGGAGCGATCCGCAACGCCGCGCAGGCGCTCACCTGCGGGCCGGACGACCCGGTGCTCGTGCTCAACGGCGACATCCTCTCCGGGCACGACATCCACGCCCAGGTGCGGCTGCACCAATCGCGCGGGGCCGCGGTCACGCTCCACCTCACCGAGGTGGAGGACCCGTCGCGCTTCGGCTGCGTGCCCACCGACGAGAACGGCCGGGTCACGGCCTTCCTGGAGAAGACGCCGTATCCGGTGACGAACAGGATCAACGCCGGCTGCTACGTGTTCCGCCGGTCGGTGATCGACACGATCCCCGAGGGCCGGGTCGTCTCGGTGGAGCGGGAGACCTTCCCCGGCCTGATCGAGGCCGGCGAGCTCGTCCTCGGCTACATCGAGACCGCGTACTGGCTCGACGTGGGCACCCCCGCCGCGTACATCCAGGGCTCGCGCGACCTCGTGCTCGGCCGGCTGCGGTCGCCCGCGATGCCCGGCCCGTGCGGCGAGTACCTCGCGCTGCCCGACTCGATCGTGTCCCCGGAGGCGAAGGTGTCCGGCGGCTCGGTGGTCGGGCACGGGGCCATCGTCGAGGCCGGGGCCACGGTGAGCGGCAGCATCCTGCTCGACGGCTGCGTGGTCGGCCCCGGTGCCACGGTGATCGACTCGGTGGTCGGCCCGGGCGCCCGCGTCGAGGGCGGGGCGGTGCTGTCCGACGTGGTGGTCGGGGACAACGCCGTGGTCGGCGCGCGCAACGAGCTGCTCGCCGGGGCCCGGCTGTGGCCCGGCGTGGTCCTCCCGGAGTCCTCGGTCCGGTTCTCCAGTGACGTGTAG
- a CDS encoding DNA-3-methyladenine glycosylase family protein yields the protein MGDAVTRVATPLERRWRPDGPLDVTLTLSPLRRGAHDPTWRAEGGAVWRTCRTPYGPGTLRVTVDAREGAVRGQAWGPGAEWLLETLPAMLGADDDAAAFPALARNAGNGAEVVLRAHRSHPGLRIGRTMRAFEALVPAVLEQKVVGREAWRAWRWLLRRYGEPAPGPAPEGMRVFPEPEVWRKIPSWDWHRAGAEAVRARTIVNAARHADKLEATAEAGRDGSAAADRLLRALPGIGVWTSAEIRQRAHGDPDAVSVGDYHIPGIVGWALTGRRTDDEGMLALLAPYRGHRYRVTRLLEIAGHRPPPRGPRMPARDYRSF from the coding sequence GTGGGTGACGCCGTGACCCGGGTGGCCACTCCGCTCGAGCGCCGCTGGCGGCCGGACGGGCCGCTGGACGTGACGCTCACGCTCTCCCCGCTGCGCCGCGGCGCGCACGACCCCACGTGGCGGGCCGAGGGCGGCGCGGTGTGGCGCACCTGCCGCACGCCGTACGGCCCTGGAACGCTCCGCGTCACCGTGGACGCGCGGGAGGGGGCGGTCCGGGGGCAGGCGTGGGGGCCGGGCGCGGAGTGGCTGCTGGAGACGCTCCCGGCGATGCTCGGCGCGGACGACGACGCCGCCGCGTTCCCGGCGCTCGCCAGAAACGCCGGGAACGGCGCCGAGGTGGTGCTGCGGGCCCACCGCAGCCATCCGGGTCTGCGGATCGGCCGCACCATGCGGGCCTTCGAGGCGCTCGTGCCCGCCGTTCTCGAGCAGAAGGTGGTGGGCCGGGAGGCCTGGCGGGCCTGGCGGTGGCTGCTGCGCCGGTACGGCGAGCCCGCCCCGGGCCCGGCGCCCGAGGGCATGCGGGTGTTCCCCGAGCCCGAGGTGTGGCGGAAAATCCCCTCCTGGGACTGGCATCGTGCGGGCGCCGAGGCGGTACGCGCCCGCACGATCGTCAATGCGGCCCGGCACGCCGACAAGCTGGAGGCGACCGCCGAGGCGGGCCGGGACGGCAGCGCGGCGGCGGACCGGCTGCTGCGCGCGCTGCCCGGCATCGGCGTGTGGACCTCGGCGGAGATCCGGCAGCGCGCGCACGGCGACCCGGACGCGGTCTCCGTCGGCGACTACCACATCCCGGGCATCGTGGGCTGGGCGCTGACCGGGCGGCGCACCGACGACGAGGGGATGCTCGCCCTGCTCGCCCCCTACCGCGGCCACCGGTACCGGGTCACCCGGCTGCTCGAGATCGCAGGTCACCGGCCGCCGCCGCGCGGCCCGCGCATGCCCGCCCGCGACTACCGCTCCTTCTAA
- a CDS encoding LacI family DNA-binding transcriptional regulator produces MAVTIQDVARAAGVSASTVSRALSSPEMVRPETRMRVQAVAESLGYRPNPAARGLITGRTTNLGVIVPDLTNPFFPSMLRGLQARAREAGHAVFLADCDEDGAAEAALVHAMAKQVDGVILCSSRMTPAMLEKVLGLVPIVFLNRVVPGHPAVIMDGAGGMRQTVDHLDALGHRHIAYLNGPRDSWTNRERVKGLRRAERHRIKVSRFGPFAPRFESGLQAADLVLASGATAVIAYNDVMALGVLARLAERGVPVPGRISVAGFDNITFAAMATPALTTVDLGGERAGRAAVDTMLAVLADRDADAPRQVLDSALIVRASTGPAPDAGPDAAGPGGPQGEP; encoded by the coding sequence ATGGCGGTGACGATCCAGGACGTGGCGCGGGCGGCGGGGGTGTCGGCGTCCACGGTATCCCGGGCGCTGTCCAGTCCCGAGATGGTCCGCCCGGAGACGCGCATGCGGGTGCAGGCGGTGGCCGAGAGCCTCGGCTACCGGCCGAACCCGGCCGCCCGGGGCCTCATCACCGGCCGGACCACGAACCTCGGCGTGATCGTTCCCGACCTCACCAACCCGTTCTTCCCCAGCATGCTGCGCGGCCTGCAGGCCCGGGCGCGGGAGGCCGGGCACGCGGTGTTCCTCGCCGACTGCGACGAGGACGGCGCCGCCGAGGCGGCGCTGGTGCACGCGATGGCGAAGCAGGTCGACGGGGTGATCCTCTGCTCGTCGCGGATGACCCCGGCGATGCTGGAGAAGGTGCTCGGGCTCGTCCCCATCGTGTTCCTCAACCGGGTCGTGCCCGGCCATCCCGCGGTGATCATGGACGGCGCGGGCGGCATGCGGCAGACGGTCGACCACCTCGACGCGCTCGGCCACAGGCACATCGCGTACCTCAACGGCCCGCGCGACTCGTGGACCAACCGGGAGCGGGTCAAGGGGCTGCGGCGGGCCGAGCGGCACCGCATCAAGGTGAGCCGGTTCGGGCCGTTCGCGCCCCGGTTCGAGTCCGGGCTGCAGGCCGCCGACCTCGTTCTCGCCAGCGGCGCGACCGCGGTGATCGCGTACAACGACGTGATGGCGCTGGGCGTGCTCGCCCGGCTCGCCGAGCGGGGCGTGCCGGTGCCGGGCCGGATCAGCGTGGCCGGGTTCGACAACATCACCTTCGCCGCGATGGCCACCCCCGCGCTCACCACGGTGGACCTGGGCGGCGAGCGCGCCGGCCGGGCCGCGGTCGACACCATGCTCGCGGTGCTCGCGGACCGGGACGCCGACGCACCCCGCCAGGTCCTCGACTCGGCGCTGATCGTCCGGGCCTCCACCGGACCGGCCCCCGACGCCGGGCCGGACGCCGCGGGTCCCGGCGGACCGCAAGGAGAACCATGA
- a CDS encoding lysylphosphatidylglycerol synthase transmembrane domain-containing protein, with amino-acid sequence MSRTVLRRVLRWGFLLVALGFGIWAVAGQWRAVADGLGRLSWPLLAGSLGATLAALGAGMMMWRALLADLGSPLHVVDAAKVFFVGQLGKYIPGSVWPVLAQMELACDLGVPRPRSAAAFFLTYPVYLATGLLVAGATLPVLAGESVARYAWLVVLLPLLLAGLHPRVVNAVLNLGLRLIRRPPLERPLSRRGVVTSAAWALAGWVAYGVHLWLLVHGLGATGPAAAVLSLGAFALAWCLGFLVVIAPAGAGVREVAMVAALAPVLDQGPAIAAALVSRLIVSVGDLVCAALAGAAAKAALRWNGQGGADRPGDGAPNPKPGTDDERHPVRPGADRDRGTSRGDGPGPAAP; translated from the coding sequence ATGAGCCGGACCGTGCTGCGCCGCGTGCTGCGGTGGGGCTTCCTGCTCGTCGCGCTCGGCTTCGGGATCTGGGCGGTGGCCGGGCAGTGGCGGGCGGTCGCCGACGGGCTGGGGCGGCTGTCGTGGCCGCTGCTCGCCGGGTCGCTCGGGGCGACGCTCGCCGCGCTCGGCGCCGGGATGATGATGTGGCGGGCGCTGCTCGCCGACCTGGGGTCGCCGCTGCACGTGGTCGACGCGGCGAAGGTGTTCTTCGTCGGCCAGCTCGGCAAGTACATCCCGGGCTCGGTCTGGCCGGTGCTCGCCCAGATGGAGCTCGCCTGCGACCTGGGGGTGCCGCGGCCGCGCAGCGCGGCGGCGTTCTTCCTCACCTACCCGGTGTACCTGGCGACCGGGCTGCTCGTGGCGGGCGCGACGCTGCCGGTGCTCGCCGGGGAGTCGGTGGCCCGGTACGCCTGGCTGGTGGTGCTGCTGCCGCTGCTTCTGGCCGGGCTGCACCCGCGGGTGGTGAACGCCGTGCTCAACCTGGGGCTGCGGCTCATCCGCCGCCCGCCGCTGGAGCGGCCGCTGTCCCGCCGGGGCGTGGTGACCTCGGCGGCCTGGGCGCTCGCGGGCTGGGTCGCGTACGGCGTGCACCTGTGGCTGCTCGTGCACGGGCTGGGCGCGACGGGACCGGCGGCCGCGGTGCTCTCGCTCGGGGCGTTCGCGCTCGCCTGGTGCCTGGGCTTCCTCGTGGTGATCGCGCCCGCGGGCGCCGGGGTGCGGGAGGTCGCGATGGTGGCGGCGCTCGCCCCGGTGCTCGACCAGGGCCCGGCGATCGCGGCGGCGCTCGTCTCCCGGCTCATCGTCTCGGTCGGCGATCTGGTCTGCGCGGCGCTCGCCGGGGCCGCGGCCAAGGCGGCGCTCCGGTGGAACGGGCAGGGCGGCGCGGACCGGCCCGGCGACGGCGCGCCGAACCCGAAGCCCGGCACCGACGACGAGCGGCACCCGGTACGGCCCGGCGCGGACCGCGATCGCGGCACGTCCCGTGGCGACGGTCCGGGGCCGGCGGCGCCGTAG
- a CDS encoding glycosyltransferase family 4 protein, translated as MKIVLVGPTYPYKGGGAQHTTELAHRLAAAGHDVVIESWRAQYPSFLYPGQQTIDAPEGEPFGNVRRELDWRRPDGWLRAGRRLRSADLVVLAVLSPVQVPPYLGILYGLGARRRPGATPRVVALCHNVLPHERRPYDRPLMKALLRRVHLVLTHSDQQSALAADLAPTPRRVAVMPPHLPARRDATGVSEEPPRVRNRLLFFGLVRPYKGLDILLRALAAGPPQVSLTVAGEFWGGLEETRELIAELGLTDRVELRPGYVPADQVPALFEQADALVLPYRSATASQNVWLGHEHGVPVIATRVGALADHITDGVDGLLVEPGSVEALTDALNRFYAPGEPERLRAGVKAVDPDPYWARYVETLLAP; from the coding sequence GTGAAGATCGTCCTGGTCGGCCCGACCTACCCGTACAAGGGCGGCGGCGCCCAGCACACCACCGAGCTCGCCCACCGCCTCGCCGCCGCGGGCCACGACGTGGTGATCGAGTCGTGGCGGGCGCAGTACCCGTCGTTCCTCTACCCGGGGCAGCAGACGATCGACGCGCCCGAGGGCGAGCCGTTCGGCAACGTACGGCGCGAGCTCGACTGGCGCCGCCCCGACGGCTGGCTGCGCGCGGGCCGCCGCCTGCGCTCCGCCGACCTGGTGGTGCTGGCCGTGCTCAGCCCGGTGCAGGTCCCGCCGTACCTCGGCATCCTGTACGGCCTCGGCGCCCGCCGCCGCCCCGGCGCCACGCCCCGGGTGGTGGCCCTGTGCCACAACGTGCTGCCGCACGAGCGCAGGCCGTACGACCGCCCGCTGATGAAGGCCCTGCTGCGCCGCGTCCACCTGGTGCTCACCCACAGCGACCAGCAGTCCGCCCTCGCCGCCGACCTCGCCCCGACCCCGCGCCGGGTCGCCGTCATGCCACCCCACCTGCCTGCCCGCCGCGACGCGACGGGTGTCTCGGAGGAGCCGCCGAGGGTCCGCAACCGCCTCCTCTTCTTCGGCCTCGTCCGCCCGTACAAGGGCCTCGACATCCTGCTCCGCGCCCTCGCCGCGGGCCCGCCGCAGGTCTCGCTGACGGTCGCCGGCGAGTTCTGGGGCGGCCTGGAGGAGACCCGCGAGCTGATCGCCGAACTCGGCCTGACCGACCGCGTCGAGCTGCGCCCCGGCTACGTCCCCGCCGACCAGGTCCCCGCCCTCTTCGAGCAGGCCGACGCCCTCGTCCTGCCGTACCGCTCGGCCACCGCCAGCCAGAACGTCTGGCTCGGCCACGAGCACGGCGTCCCCGTCATCGCCACCCGCGTCGGCGCCCTCGCCGACCACATCACCGACGGCGTCGACGGCCTCCTCGTCGAACCCGGCTCCGTCGAGGCCCTCACCGACGCCCTCAACCGCTTCTACGCCCCCGGCGAGCCGGAACGCCTGCGCGCGGGTGTGAAGGCCGTCGACCCCGACCCCTACTGGGCGCGTTACGTGGAGACGCTGCTCGCCCCCTGA
- the uxaC gene encoding glucuronate isomerase, translating to MGDYLFPAEPRVRAIARELYEHVRALPIVSPHGHVDPATLADDRPFPDPARLLIVPDHYVTRLLVSQGVTPERLGVAPRDGGPYETDGRAIWRLLAEHWHAFRGTPSRMWLELTFRDVFGLGEVRLGPDTADEVYDAVAARLAEPGFRPRALFDRFGIEVLATTESPLDPLAHHDRLAADGWGRKVITTFRPDDVVDMDRPDWADNVRRLGELTGEDTEGFDGYLAALRARRAYFKARGATATDHGHPTARTAELAHEEAARLFKRRLAGPVPAADAEAFRAHMLVEFARMSLDDGLVMQLHPGPYRDHDAWLHARFGKDVGGDIPTATEYTRALKPLLDRFGHEPGFRLVVFTLDESTFTRELAPLAGVYPALYLGAPWWFLDSPEGLRRFRETVTETAGFYNTAGFVDDTRAFCSIPVRHQVARRIDAAFLARLVAEDRLPLDEAAETAADLAYHLAKRVYNL from the coding sequence ATGGGCGACTACCTCTTCCCGGCCGAGCCCCGGGTGCGCGCGATCGCGCGGGAGCTGTACGAGCACGTCCGCGCGCTGCCGATCGTCAGCCCGCACGGGCACGTGGACCCGGCGACGCTCGCCGACGACCGGCCGTTCCCGGACCCGGCGCGGCTGCTGATCGTGCCGGACCACTACGTGACCCGGCTGCTGGTGAGCCAGGGCGTCACGCCGGAGCGGCTGGGGGTGGCGCCCCGCGACGGCGGGCCGTACGAGACCGACGGCCGCGCGATCTGGCGGCTGCTCGCCGAGCACTGGCACGCGTTCCGCGGCACCCCGTCCCGGATGTGGCTCGAGCTCACCTTCCGCGACGTGTTCGGCCTCGGCGAGGTACGGCTCGGCCCGGACACCGCCGACGAGGTGTACGACGCGGTCGCGGCGCGGCTCGCCGAGCCGGGCTTCCGGCCCAGGGCGCTGTTCGACCGGTTCGGCATCGAGGTGCTCGCCACCACCGAGTCGCCCCTCGACCCGCTCGCCCACCACGACCGGCTCGCCGCCGACGGCTGGGGCCGCAAGGTGATCACCACGTTCCGGCCGGACGACGTGGTCGACATGGACCGCCCTGACTGGGCGGACAACGTGCGGCGGCTCGGCGAGCTCACCGGCGAGGACACCGAGGGCTTCGACGGTTACCTCGCCGCGCTGCGGGCCCGCCGCGCGTACTTCAAGGCCCGCGGCGCCACCGCGACCGACCACGGCCACCCCACCGCGCGCACCGCCGAGCTCGCCCACGAGGAGGCGGCCCGGCTGTTCAAGCGCCGCCTCGCCGGGCCGGTGCCCGCGGCCGACGCCGAGGCGTTCCGCGCCCACATGCTGGTGGAGTTCGCCCGCATGTCGCTCGACGACGGCCTGGTGATGCAGCTGCACCCCGGGCCGTACCGGGACCACGACGCCTGGCTGCACGCGCGCTTCGGCAAGGACGTGGGCGGCGACATCCCGACCGCGACCGAGTACACCCGGGCGCTCAAGCCGCTGCTCGACCGGTTCGGCCACGAGCCGGGCTTCCGCCTGGTGGTGTTCACCCTCGACGAGTCGACTTTCACCCGCGAGCTCGCCCCGCTCGCCGGCGTCTACCCGGCGCTCTACCTCGGCGCGCCGTGGTGGTTCCTCGACAGCCCGGAGGGGCTGCGCCGGTTCCGTGAAACGGTCACCGAGACCGCCGGGTTCTACAACACCGCCGGGTTCGTCGACGACACCCGCGCGTTCTGCTCGATCCCGGTCCGCCACCAGGTGGCGCGGCGCATCGACGCCGCGTTCCTCGCCCGGCTCGTCGCCGAGGACCGGCTGCCGCTCGACGAGGCCGCCGAGACCGCCGCCGACCTGGCCTACCACCTTGCCAAGCGCGTCTATAACCTGTGA
- a CDS encoding class I SAM-dependent methyltransferase: MGRERTAQLEYSEIQSAMLDEAKRRRKAAKIIAVLGHFLGRESGDGGKGVLDGMTVADIGCSAGFIADELVNAGASRTLGVDIDVPGLRRAAARFGDRVVFLCGDGTALPFPDNSVDVLVFNHIYEHVVDPDAVVKEMHRVLADDGVLYLGLGNRLGVMEPHYKLPFLSYLPPALADWYVRLFGKADRYHERFRTRRGLRRMLRDFYVWDYTLPVLVTPDRFAGSELFAGLPGRFARAVLDRMPGFLLRALLPLVPTYLWVATKKPRYPAGERLPRPPEFVRTP; the protein is encoded by the coding sequence GTGGGTAGGGAACGCACCGCGCAGCTCGAGTACTCCGAGATACAGAGCGCCATGCTCGACGAGGCGAAGCGCCGGCGGAAGGCCGCGAAGATCATCGCGGTTCTCGGGCACTTCCTCGGGCGTGAGTCCGGCGATGGCGGTAAGGGTGTGCTCGACGGGATGACCGTGGCCGACATCGGGTGTTCGGCCGGGTTCATCGCGGACGAGCTGGTCAACGCGGGGGCGAGCCGTACCCTCGGGGTGGACATCGACGTGCCGGGGTTACGGCGCGCCGCGGCCCGGTTCGGGGACCGGGTGGTGTTCCTGTGCGGGGACGGTACGGCACTGCCGTTCCCGGACAACTCGGTGGACGTGCTCGTGTTCAACCACATCTACGAGCACGTGGTGGACCCGGACGCCGTGGTGAAGGAGATGCACCGGGTGCTCGCCGACGACGGCGTGCTCTACCTCGGGCTGGGCAACCGTCTCGGCGTGATGGAGCCGCACTACAAGCTGCCGTTCCTCTCCTACCTGCCGCCGGCGCTCGCCGACTGGTACGTGCGGCTGTTCGGGAAGGCGGACCGCTACCACGAGCGGTTCCGCACTCGGCGCGGGCTGCGGCGCATGCTCCGGGACTTCTACGTGTGGGACTACACGCTCCCGGTGCTCGTCACCCCGGACCGCTTCGCCGGGTCGGAGCTGTTCGCCGGGCTGCCCGGCCGGTTCGCCCGGGCGGTGCTGGACCGCATGCCCGGGTTCCTGCTGCGGGCGCTGCTGCCGCTGGTGCCGACCTATCTGTGGGTCGCCACCAAGAAGCCGCGCTATCCCGCCGGGGAACGGCTGCCGCGTCCGCCCGAGTTCGTACGGACCCCATGA
- a CDS encoding bifunctional FO biosynthesis protein CofGH yields the protein MTQASPSAHALRRALARARDGKQLNLDEAVVLLQARGDALDALLEHASRVRDSGLEAAGRPGVITYSRKVFIPLTRLCRDRCGYCTFATAPAKLPAPYLSPDEVLEIARQGAALGCKEALFTLGDRPEDRWHQAREWLDAHGYDDTLSYVRAMAIRVLEETGLLPHLNPGVMSWRDLQRLKPVAPSMGMMLETTSRRLFEEKGGPHYGSPDKDPAVRLRVLEDAGRVAVPFTTGILIGIGETLEERAESIFAIRKVAREYGGIQEVIVQNFRAKPDTAMRGMPDADLHDLAATIAVARLVLGPKMRVQAPPNLVDEEYALMLRAGIDDWGGVSPLTPDHVNPERPWPQIEELAARTAEAGFELRERLTVYPEYVLAGEPWIDPRVRAHVAALADPATGLARPDAEIVGRPWQEPDGGFAAAGRTDLHVEIDTVGRTSDRRDDFDHVYGDWDALRERLAEAGDGPAVLVGELGAALRKAAEDPAGLTEEEALTLLGAAGDRYGRGADDAALDEMARIADDLRREAVGDDVTYIVNRNINFTNVCYTGCRFCAFAQRRNDADAFTLSLEQIAERAREAWEAGATEVCMQGGIHPDMPGTAYFDIARAVKQACPEMHVHAFSPMEVVNGASRTNMSIEEWLVAAREAGVDSLPGTAAEILDDEVRWVLTKGKLPTSEWIEVITTAHRVGIPTTATIMYGHVDTPRHWVRHIRLIRSIQEETGGFTEFVLLPFVHTNAPIYLAGVARPGPTARENRALHALARILLHGAIRNIQCSWVKLGDELCRKILQGGANDLGGTLMEETISRMAGSDNGSYKTISEIAAMVAPTGRPLRQRTTSYGTPSEERLAAARASDGVCRSVRRPVLPVLAD from the coding sequence ATGACTCAGGCCTCCCCGAGTGCACACGCCCTGCGTCGGGCTCTCGCCCGCGCGCGTGACGGAAAGCAGCTCAACCTCGACGAAGCCGTCGTGCTCCTGCAGGCGCGCGGCGACGCGCTCGACGCGCTCCTGGAGCACGCGTCCCGGGTGCGGGACTCCGGGCTGGAGGCGGCCGGACGGCCGGGCGTGATCACCTACAGCCGGAAGGTGTTCATCCCGCTCACCCGGCTGTGCCGGGACCGCTGCGGCTACTGCACCTTCGCCACCGCCCCCGCCAAGCTGCCGGCGCCGTACCTCTCCCCCGACGAGGTGCTCGAGATCGCCCGGCAGGGTGCGGCGCTGGGGTGCAAGGAGGCGCTGTTCACCCTCGGCGACCGGCCCGAGGACCGCTGGCACCAGGCCCGCGAGTGGCTGGACGCGCACGGGTACGACGACACGCTCTCCTACGTGCGCGCGATGGCGATCCGGGTGCTGGAGGAGACCGGCCTGCTGCCGCACCTCAACCCGGGCGTGATGAGCTGGCGCGACCTGCAGCGGCTCAAGCCGGTCGCGCCGTCGATGGGGATGATGCTGGAGACGACCTCGCGGCGGCTCTTCGAGGAGAAGGGCGGGCCGCACTACGGCTCGCCGGACAAGGACCCCGCGGTACGGCTCCGCGTGCTGGAGGACGCCGGGCGGGTGGCCGTGCCGTTCACCACGGGCATCCTCATCGGGATCGGCGAGACCCTCGAGGAGCGGGCCGAGTCGATCTTCGCGATCCGCAAGGTGGCGCGCGAGTACGGCGGCATCCAGGAGGTGATCGTCCAGAACTTCCGCGCCAAGCCGGACACCGCGATGCGCGGCATGCCCGACGCCGACCTGCACGACCTCGCCGCCACGATCGCGGTGGCCCGGCTCGTGCTCGGCCCGAAGATGCGGGTGCAGGCGCCGCCGAACCTGGTCGACGAGGAGTACGCGCTCATGCTGCGCGCGGGCATCGACGACTGGGGCGGGGTGTCGCCGCTCACCCCGGACCACGTCAACCCGGAGCGGCCCTGGCCGCAGATCGAGGAGCTGGCCGCGCGGACCGCGGAGGCCGGGTTCGAGCTGCGCGAGCGGCTCACCGTGTACCCGGAGTACGTGCTCGCCGGGGAGCCGTGGATCGACCCGCGGGTGCGCGCGCACGTGGCCGCGCTCGCCGACCCGGCCACCGGGCTCGCCCGGCCGGACGCCGAGATCGTGGGGCGGCCGTGGCAGGAGCCGGACGGCGGGTTCGCCGCGGCCGGCCGTACCGACCTGCACGTGGAGATCGACACCGTGGGCCGCACCAGCGACCGGCGGGACGACTTCGACCACGTCTACGGCGACTGGGACGCGCTGCGCGAGCGGCTCGCCGAGGCGGGCGACGGCCCGGCGGTGCTCGTCGGCGAGCTGGGCGCGGCGCTGCGCAAGGCCGCCGAGGACCCGGCCGGGCTCACCGAGGAGGAGGCCCTGACCCTGCTCGGCGCGGCCGGCGACCGGTACGGCAGGGGCGCGGACGACGCGGCGCTCGACGAGATGGCCCGGATCGCCGACGACCTGCGGCGCGAGGCGGTCGGCGACGACGTCACCTACATCGTCAACCGGAACATCAACTTCACCAACGTCTGCTACACCGGCTGCCGGTTCTGCGCGTTCGCCCAGCGGCGCAACGACGCCGACGCGTTCACCCTGTCCCTGGAGCAGATCGCGGAGCGGGCGCGCGAGGCGTGGGAGGCCGGGGCGACCGAGGTGTGCATGCAGGGCGGCATCCACCCCGACATGCCGGGCACCGCGTACTTCGACATCGCCCGGGCGGTCAAGCAGGCCTGCCCGGAGATGCACGTGCACGCGTTCTCCCCGATGGAGGTGGTGAACGGGGCGAGCCGTACCAATATGTCGATCGAGGAGTGGCTGGTCGCGGCGCGCGAGGCCGGGGTGGACTCGCTGCCCGGCACCGCGGCGGAGATCCTCGACGACGAGGTGCGCTGGGTGCTCACCAAGGGCAAGCTGCCCACCAGCGAGTGGATCGAGGTGATCACCACGGCCCACCGGGTCGGCATCCCCACCACCGCGACGATCATGTACGGGCACGTGGACACCCCGCGGCACTGGGTGCGGCACATCCGGCTCATCCGGAGCATCCAGGAGGAGACCGGCGGATTCACCGAGTTCGTGCTGCTGCCGTTCGTGCACACGAACGCGCCGATCTACCTCGCGGGTGTGGCCCGGCCGGGCCCGACCGCGCGGGAGAACCGGGCGCTGCACGCGCTCGCCCGCATCCTGCTGCACGGTGCGATCCGTAACATCCAGTGCTCGTGGGTGAAGCTCGGCGACGAGCTGTGCCGGAAGATCCTCCAGGGCGGGGCGAACGACCTCGGCGGCACGCTCATGGAGGAGACGATCAGCCGGATGGCCGGGTCGGACAACGGCTCGTACAAGACGATCAGCGAGATCGCCGCGATGGTCGCCCCGACCGGGCGCCCGCTGCGCCAGCGCACCACCTCGTACGGCACGCCGAGCGAGGAGCGCCTCGCCGCGGCCCGGGCGAGCGACGGGGTGTGCCGGAGCGTGCGCCGGCCGGTGCTGCCCGTGCTCGCCGACTGA